One Endomicrobiales bacterium genomic window, TATAAAAAACAATGCATATTTTTTCCTTATCCGAGTTTAACTATATTTAAAAATCATTGACTCTATGTTCATTGCGGTTTGGTTGCATTTATCTAAAGCGCGCTCCATTTCTTCAATAATTTCCTTAAACTTAATTACATCTAAGGGGTCTTTGCCACCCTTAAATAGTGAAGCAAGAATATCGTGATAAATTCTATCTCCTTCTTCTTCGTAATTTTTTATGTTGCGGCAAACATCAAGCATTTTTCTATTTAGCTTTTCACCAGAAAGTGAGCGGGCGGCATTCGCGGTTTCTTTGCATGCCAAAGTTAGATTTTTTGTAAATTCAATTATGTTCTGCGGCATTTCAATAACATTGTAAAGTGATATACGCCGGGCGGCTGCATCCATAAAATCAA contains:
- a CDS encoding DUF47 family protein; the protein is MFKKFFCRETEFHKFMFRYADAIDRAALEFSTFINSFDKAGVEDWVKRMKDIEHFADQITHETMNWLENTFIVNYDREDIHALISDVDDIIDFMDAAARRISLYNVIEMPQNIIEFTKNLTLACKETANAARSLSGEKLNRKMLDVCRNIKNYEEEGDRIYHDILASLFKGGKDPLDVIKFKEIIEEMERALDKCNQTAMNIESMIFKYS